The window ACCGTATTCCTTTTTGAAGGCATCATTGTATGCCTGTAATCCGTCAGTAATGAAGACTCTAGGAACTATTTGCATTGAATCCTTAGCCATTCTAAGTAAGTTTCTTGCGTCATGTTTGAATTTTGAATCTGCAACTTCTTGTGCAATCCAGAATCTTGTCTCATCGTCCATAAGTGCAAACATGTATCTTTTGTCTCCCTTGATTTTGACATAAACCTCATCTGCCCTCCAAGTGTCCCCGACCTGTGGAATTATTTTATCAAGATGTAATTTCATCAAATTGGTATATTTTTTGATCCATTCGTAAACGGTAGAATGGGCAACATTGACACCTTGTAATTTAATGAATTTCTGAACGTTTCTTAGGGATTCACCTGTGAAATACAACTGCATAGCAGAACTGATTATTTTTGGATTGACACTTAGTTTCTCAAATCCAAGATTAAATGAGAATCTTTTTTTGCAATCAATACAAGAGTATCTTTGAAGATCATAGTTTTTGTTGTGTCTAATTCCATGTTTTACTATTTTTGAGGATAGACATTGAGGGCATTTGTCACAACCTACTTCTTCAATCACTATCTTGTTTCTTTCTCTTACTTCTTGTCTTAGTTTGATACTTAGAGAGATCGCTATGGAATGTTTGCATACAACTTTTCTGTATGTTGTATCAGGACATGAACAAGTCCAACCTGATTCAGTAGAGTAAATATCATAGATTCTGTTTGTTGCCAAACTTTTCATTTGATAATGATTATCGTTAATTCTTAGAATGTGAGTATTGGGATTTGCTAACAGGTTTCTTGCCCTTTCTTCTCTGCTTATGTAGTGTGTTACCATTAGATATCTATTGGTATAATATAACAATATGTTAATAAAGGTATCTATGTGTATCTAATGGTATATGGCAATGAAAAAGTATATGGTTTCTGTGCCTACAGAAATGGAGAAAGCATTAGAAAAGGAACGAAAGGAAAGATTGCTTGAAACTGTACCTGAAACAATCAGAGTAATTTTAAGCGAGTATCTTAGAAAACAATAATCTATTCATTTCGTTTTTTGAGAAGTTTATGAGGTAGTTCAAACGCCAAATAGAGACAAATTAGGACTAACGTTATCAGAGCATTCGTACCATCTTTGAAAAAGAAATAGAATACCCCAACAGCAATCAATGATGCAATAAACATAATAGTTTTGAACCAACCACGCCATGTAATTTCTAATTGTGAAAGCACGCCTTCAAATTCTCTCAAAACAAGGAACTCCAAAGACTCGGTAAATTCGATTGGATTCGTCTTAAATTTTATTTCGGGTTTTTGACTTCTTAAAATGGATTCTATATTATTTTGATATGTTTCTGCAAAACCTTTCAATTCCTCACTACTCTTTAGATAATAGTACCCTTTCTGAAACATAACTACATTTACAATTATTGATTCATCGTCAAGACTTTCTTGTAATTCTATTGTAATTCTCATTTTTCCACGTTTTACGCTTCTTAAAATCAAATTATCATTATGTTTCTCAATTTTTTCAGATAAACGTATATTATTTTTATAACGTTCACTAAGCAAAAGTCTTACTATTTTTTCTCTTTCAGCATATACTTTAAGAGAAAACTTTTCCAAATCCTCTCTCCTTGCTGGAATCCCTACAAGTTTGAATGATAATTGATCTTGAGCAATACCTCCAAAGAATGTATAATACACCATCATTTGTCCATACATGATTAATTTGTCTGAATCTAATCCTGTAGTAGGTAAATAAAACAAGAACCAACCTAATGAAATAATTTGAATAAACATAGAAGGAACTAAAATTTTGTCTGCACCTAATTTTGTAAAAATAATTGATAACATGATAGGAATAAAGAATAGAAAAATAGGTAATAGGATAAATTGGATAACTGTTATGACAATTTGAAATTGTGCTTCTGGGTTGGTTGAAGTAGAGACCACATTTATGGTCTTCAAGTAATTTGC is drawn from Candidatus Nitrosarchaeum limnium SFB1 and contains these coding sequences:
- a CDS encoding transposase; amino-acid sequence: MVTHYISREERARNLLANPNTHILRINDNHYQMKSLATNRIYDIYSTESGWTCSCPDTTYRKVVCKHSIAISLSIKLRQEVRERNKIVIEEVGCDKCPQCLSSKIVKHGIRHNKNYDLQRYSCIDCKKRFSFNLGFEKLSVNPKIISSAMQLYFTGESLRNVQKFIKLQGVNVAHSTVYEWIKKYTNLMKLHLDKIIPQVGDTWRADEVYVKIKGDKRYMFALMDDETRFWIAQEVADSKFKHDARNLLRMAKDSMQIVPRVFITDGLQAYNDAFKKEYGAVKKGSPIHIRHISLDGDKNNNKMERLNGEFRDREKIMRGVKKMDSVIFDGSQIYHNYVRPHMALDGMTPAQACGIEIKGNDKWKTLIQNASEKK